Proteins encoded in a region of the Anopheles ziemanni chromosome 2, idAnoZiCoDA_A2_x.2, whole genome shotgun sequence genome:
- the LOC131282189 gene encoding eukaryotic translation initiation factor 3 subunit I, with protein sequence MKPLVLQGHQRSITQIKYNREGDLIFSSAKDSKPSVWYSLNGERLGTFNGHIGAVWCVDVDWTSTRLITGAGDMNTFLWDVETGTSLGKIPCNSSVRTCNFSYSGNQASYSTDRAMSHPCELFIIDVRNIDSSISTADPVLKLTMSEQQSKITSMLWGALDETVITGHENGSLRIWDLRAVKELNSVNDHTASITDMQMSNDATMFVSSSKDSSAKLFDSESLMNLKTYKTERPVNSACISPLYEHVALGGGQDAMEVTTTSTQAGKFDSRFFHLVYEEEFARVKGHFGPINSMAFHPDGKSFATGGEDGFVRVQVFDSTYYEFMFE encoded by the exons ATG AAACCGTTGGTGCTGCAGGGACACCAGCGTTCCATTACGCAAATAAAGTACAACCGCGAAGGAGATTTGATTTTCTCGTCCGCTAAGGACAGTAAGCCGAGCGTTTGGTACTCGTTGAACGGCGAACGTCTCGGTACGTTCAATGGGCACATCGGTGCTGTCTGGTGTGTTGACGTGGATTGGACATCAACCAGGTTGATCACTGGCGCTGGAGATATGAACACATT cttGTGGGATGTGGAAACCGGAACGTCCCTAGGAAAGATTCCATGCAACTCATCGGTGCGTACTTGCAACTTCAGCTACTCTGGCAACCAAGCCTCTTACTCAACCGATAGGGCTATGAGCCATCCGTGCGAGCTGTTCATTATTGACGTGCGGAACATCGACTCGAGCATCAGCACCGCCGACCCAGTATTGAAGCTGACGATGAGCGAACAGCAGAGCAAGATCACTTCGATGCTCTGGGGAGCGCTGGACGAAACAGTGATCACCGGGCACGAAAATGGTTCCCTGCGCATTTGGGACTTGCGCGCGGTCAAAGAGCTGAACTCGGTCAACGATCATACGGCAAGCATCACCGATATGCAGATGTCCAACGATGCAACCATGTTCGTCTCGTCGTCTAAAGACTCCTCGGCCAAACTGTTCGATTCCGAGTCGCTGATGAACttgaaaacatacaaaaccGAACGACCGGTCAACTCTGCCTGCATCAGCCCACTTTACGAGCATGTGGCGCTCGGTGGAGGTCAGGACGCGATGGAGGTCACCACAACGTCCACGCAGGCAGGAAAATTCGATTCGCGATTCTTCCATCTTGTGTACGAAGAGGAGTTTGCGCGCGTCAAGGGACACTTTGGTCCGATCAACAGCATGGCATTCCATCCGGATGGTAAGAGTTTCGCTACGGGTGGTGAGGACGGTTTCGTGCGTGTGCAAGTGTTTGATAGTACGTACTATGAGTTTATGTTTGAGTAA
- the LOC131294595 gene encoding nuclear pore complex protein Nup160 homolog: MDSLSITQFKEVPLLKQSIELKRKTIDVTCGGYPTLLIDSKTSEHSGGFILQGSNVERQHGARFIYWRTLRETIYLSETCLHRNDLWHEVKIIFKGSPILSVDIDKDVNLFMLIVTTTTFHRIPIKRPSSNDSILLTEQDSVLFTLNEHVITDPMNCYNFINNIGQSVPTMATAVHCAGKNSSSFAIATANSLHLGTMSSGGDKPEVKFVKLECQTPSVANFIEQIGSVWSTNRTNQSQVVTMCCITAPNREDQPLLFTVHRDGALRVWLHSGQLLTTEYLSKYTSGSRKDFHSCVSRGSNALVGLYVSFKTFSEFVILRPTVTSGTESLTLQNVYTVLAPTFDLIDFQLCEYNLWTLWCNAKNEMQTLVCELPVQGKMGKMNWQPVATASAVDDDLLEQADGIDLSEFYCKRIFNSGLFPPVAIKKTLMMLKQDISGREGSPVIGSMLRLKRDVIACIKRQLRKEQVAMERNGPCDEEKLLETSNQLWEKFYRYCVQYSEESSRPIGLFLCEEMGGEATSFAVGLVRKHVVSFIRSCDHLEAAFYSTEPQAVAETYDGTNLLISSLKTLEQTLSQDEKLELGNFLQQQQLLAAVPKLQDDLDADMQSQEMMSQSEPEPDAEADDEDNVQTDDLSQLGAAQHHFIAFDTIRKFGAKKLDLLEAIYSLLDLLTPTSKPNSELLKQAWEENYAGGLSIFTGPHLYSELALETTKQTIELRYTMLRNLFVLQHLIRTMQCDYRNEMVNVMLARLEPRIQTLLRSYQAMSWIANTRLELDWSRGRNEIVSTYPPSQRNTPLTLLQAYARCRLYYKQSREPWHPGSTLDEPLDEIPNCSMLSLTQKANVIITHLSPMHDDFRFGEWLSESALTIHIDNYVELVGDWCPTNRFSRSFIQAKAFLLDGDTFKALDLFLKSHEGVHKERFLLKFICHYANGEKRMVSPYEIASTYFLQVIRLFELYGAHDVVPVLVKIALKHTLQPERQAMLQNIEFCSYMTLGRYKEAYKSLWENVDPARRKDCLRQLINLLLSNGDLGRLMMLPSRGHLKDFTDIIAMNARTSDMEDGLRYDFLYAFFVGKHFMRDAADIAFEGAMRYISENTSREHLQLHFRMLLKCISCLATLPTWRAWVARPMNDNSNNDAQQSLSAEPAVLNVEKLQERLTIVQAILCLAKNADDSKLLASMKPKELVTLLLHRKKYNQALQLAHSSVPAMVATVYGHLAKACVSASSTSADNTDNSWLHENCLADIPVGKDGASTAWNYLQHIIGNEPEDLAVDAHLAVLNNVVSSGASVPLWLRTWCFEHSPVQLVRTYWSHGFLEDACDCMEELFKKRYFTPGHCHHVAFPLTLYERLYYDLENSPNRSQATVDKYLRLVKDYM; encoded by the exons ATGGATTCATTATCTATTACCCAGTTCAAAGAAGTTCCTCTCCTCAAGCAGAGTATTgagctgaaaagaaaaaccatcgATGTGACGTGTG GAGGATATCCGACTTTGTTGATTGATTCGAAAACATCCGAGCACTCGGGTGGTTTCATTCTTCAAGGGTCCAATGTAGAACGCCAACATGGCGCACGGTTTATATACTG GCGTACGTTGAGAGAAACCATTTACTTATCCGAGACATGTCTGCATCGAAATGACCTTTGGCATgaagtgaaaataattttcaaaggCAGTCCAATTCTATCGGTGGACATCGACAAAGATGTGAACCTCTTCATGCTTATCGTTACAACAACTACCTTTCATCGGATTCCCATTAAACGTCCATCGAGCAACGATAGCATTCTACTAACTGAACAGGATTCAGTGCTGTTTACGCTCAACGAACATGTCATAACGGATCCGATGAATTGCTATAATTTCATCAATAATATTG GTCAATCGGTCCCTACGATGGCCACGGCTGTACACTGCGCCGGTAAAAACAGCAGCTCGTTTGCCATTGCTACGGCCAATTCACTGCATCTCGGAACGATGAGTTCGGGAGGTGACAAGCCGGAAGTTAAGTTTGTGAAGCTGGAGTGCCAAACGCCATCGGTAGCCAACTTCATCGAACAAATTGGTTCCGTGTGGAGTACGAACCGTACCAACCAGTCGCAGGTTGTTACGATGTGCTGCATTACAGCGCCCAACCGGGAGGATCAGCCACTTCTTTTCACCGTCCATCGTGACGGCGCACTACGCGTTTGGCTGCATTCTGGGCAGCTTCTAACCACCGAATATCTGAGCAAGTACACCAGCGGTAGTAGGAAAGATT TTCATAGTTGCGTTTCTCGCGGATCTAATGCATTGGTCGGACTGTACGTGtcctttaaaacattttccgaaTTTGTCATCCTTCGGCCGACGGTGACGTCCGGTACTGAATCGCTAACACTGCAGAATGTGTACACTGTTCTTGCGCCGACATTTGATCTGATCGATTTCCAATTGTGCGAGTACAACCTCTGGACGCTGTGGTGCAACGCCAAGAATGAAATGCAAACACTCGTCTGCGAGCTGCCCGTTCAAGgcaaaatggggaaaatgaaTTGGCAACCGGTGGCCACGGCAAGCGCTGTGGATGATGATCTGCTGGAGCAGGCAGATGGTATCGATTTGTCCGAGTTTTACTGCAAACGCATTTTCAACTCGGGACTTTTCCCCCCCGTTGCAATTAAAAAGACCCTTATG ATGCTTAAACAGGATATAAGCGGTCGTGAGGGAAGCCCTGTCATTGGCAGCATGTTGCGATTGAAGCGGGACGTTATCGCCTGCATCAAGAGGCAGCTGCGGAAGGAACAGGTCGCTATGGAGCGGAATGGACCTTGCGATGAGGAAAAGCTGCTGGAAACATCGAATCAGCtgtgggaaaagttttatcgCTACTGCGTTCAGTACAGTGAAGAGTCTTCTCGTCCCATTGGTTTGTTTCTCTGCGAGGAAATGGGCGGTGAGGCAACCAGTTTTGCCGTTGGCCTGGTTCGCAAACATGTTGTCAGCTTTATTCGCTCGTGCGATCATCTGGAGGCAGCATTTTATAGCACAGAACCTCAAGCAGTAGCCGAAACATACGACGGGACAAATTTGCTTATCAGTTCGCTGAAAACACTGGAGCAAACTCTGAGCCAGGATGAAAAGCTGGAGCTTGGCAACtttctccagcagcagcagctcctcgCAGCTGTTCCAAAGTTGCAGGATGACCTAGATGCTGACATGCAATCACAGGAAATGATGTCTCAATCTGAACCTGAACCTGATGCTGAAGCGGATGATGAAGACAATGTTCAAACGGATGATCTGTCGCAACTCGGTGCCGCACAACAtcattttattgcattt GATACAATTCGCAAGTTTGGGGCAAAGAAGCTGGATTTATTGGAAGccatttatagtttgcttGACTTGCTAACGCCCACTTCTAAACCTAACTCGGAACTTTTGAAGCAAGCTTGGGAGGAGAATTATGCTGGTGGGTTGTCTATTTTCACCGGTCCGCACCTTTACAGCGAATTAGCCCTGGAGACAACGAAACAGACTATCGAATTACGTTACACAATGCTGCGCAATCTGTTTGTGCTGCAGCATCTTATTAGAACGATGCAATGCGACTATCGGAACGAAATGGTTAACGTGATGTTGGCCAGACTCGAGCCACGTATCCAAACGTTGCTGCGTTCCTATCAAGCGATGAGCTGGATTGCTAACACGCGTCTGGAGTTGGATTGGTCCCGCGGAAG AAACGAAATAGTCTCCACCTATCCACCCAGCCAACGAAACACTCCACTCACTTTACTGCAGGCGTACGCCAGGTGTCGCCTATACTACAAACAATCTCGGGAACCTTGGCATCCAGGAAGTACATTGGATGAGCCATTGGATGAAATTCCCAACTGTTCGATGCTTTCGTTAACGCAAAAAGCAAACGTCATCATCACGCACTT GTCCCCAATGCATGACGATTTTCGTTTCGGCGAGTGGCTTTCAGAAAGCGCACTTACGATCCATATCGATAACTACGTTGAGCTGGTGGGTGACTGGTGTCCAACGAACAGATTTTCTA GAAGCTTCATCCAAGCCAAAGCCTTTCTCCTCGATGGCGATACGTTCAAAGCTCTTGATCTCTTCCTGAAATCACACGAGGGAGTCCATAAGGAACGATTCTTGCTGAAGTTTATCTGTCATTATGCAAACGGAGAGAAGCGCATGGTGTCGCCGTATGAAATCGCGTCCACGTACTTTTTACAGGTCATTCGTCTTTTTGAGCTGTACGGCGCACACGATGTTGTTCCGGTGCTGGTGAAAATCGCCCTGAAACATACGTTACAACCGGAGCGGCAG GCAATGTTACAGAACATTGAATTCTGCAGCTACATGACGTTGGGTCGCTATAAGGAGGCCTACAAGTCGCTATGGGAAAACGTCGATCCGGCACGCAGGAAGGATTGCTTGCGTCAGTTGATCAACTTGCTACTTTCGAATGGGGACCTGGGTCGGCTAATGATGCTTCCGTCTCGCGGTCACCTGAAGGACTTCACTGACATCATTGCCATGAATGCACGTACCTCAGATATGGAGGACGGCCTGCGGTACGATTTCTTGTACGCATTCTTCGTCGGAAAACATTTCATGCGCGATG CTGCTGATATTGCGTTTGAAGGTGCGATGCGTTACATTAGCGAAAACACTTCACGTGAACACCTACAACTACACTTCCGGATGCTGCTGAAATGTATCTCTTGTCTTGCCACTTTACCCACGTGGCGAGCGTGGGTAGCTCGCCCTATGAACGATAACAGCAACAATGACGCGCAG CAGAGCCTTTCCGCTGAACCAGCGGTGCTCAACGTAGAAAAACTTCAGGAGCGGTTAACGATCGTACAAGCTATCCTTTGCCTTGCAAAGAACGCCGACGACTCCAAGCTGCTCGCGTCGATGAAGCCGAAAGAATTGGTAACGCTTCTTTTGCACCGAAAGAAGTATAATCAAGCGTTGCAACTAGCGCACTCCAGTGTGCCTGCGATGGTGGCCACGGTATACGGTCATCTGGCAAAAGCGTGTGTGTCAGCTTCATCTACCAGCGCAGACAACACCGACAACAGCTGGCTGCATGAGAATTGTTTGGCGGACATTCCGGTCGGCAAGGACGGCGCGTCCACGGCGTGGAACTATTTACAGCACATTATTGGGAACGAGCCGGAAGATTTGGCTGTCGATGCGCATCTCGCAGTTCTCAACAATGTTGTATCATCCGGCGCAAGTGTTCCTCTGTGGCTTCGAACTTGGTGCTTCGAGCATAGTCCGGTGCAATTGGTTCGAACCTACTGGAGCCACGGTTTCCTAGAGGACGCCTGCGATTGTATGGAGGAATTGTTCAAGAAACGGTACTTCACGCCCGGCCATTGCCATCATGTTGCCTTCCCATTGACGCTGTACGAGCGCCTGTATTATGATTTGGAAAATTCGCCAAACCGTTCACAG GCGACTGTAGACAAATATCTACGGCTGGTAAAAGATTATATGTAA
- the LOC131284631 gene encoding uncharacterized protein LOC131284631, producing the protein MDSANGSITGNSSCQKSDLNLLVKNIVKILLTTSKYFHCPFCADEYLFEFTLKHHLLKNHERDLEKIVRSPDASIRFCESNICPYCGALFYYISALPKHIMNSHSRECLLKWQAIEKENSLVRKLAADPSIQCVPCSPGLSDLFDELSTSGRGAGNSGGGGSGNMIQLTKPSPLLKKALRNVNRITAATGESPQHQLIGGVETTSAWSSFGFDSSLPRRIHQQHHHQSARRELRFGDERVPSTGDSSTSIRNLLGAGVGDGSGSGGCSPSPSTETVSSVRKPKFQRKRFNLRSIKPKLNFRKYVLSKFSKKYHCKIVTSTPNNFLDDGSSRDSARFLHNQERWNRIHFE; encoded by the coding sequence ATGGATTCTGCCAATGGCAGCATCACGGGCAACTCCAGTTGCCAGAAGAGCGATCTCAATCTGCTGGTGAAAAACATCGTCAAAATATTGCTCACCACGTCCAAATACTTTCACTGCCCGTTCTGTGCCGACGAGTACCTGTTCGAGTTTACGCTTAAACATCACCTGCTGAAGAACCACGAGCGGGATCTGGAGAAGATTGTCCGATCGCCAGACGCCAGCATCCGGTTCTGCGAGAGTAACATATGCCCGTACTGTGGCGCCCTGTTCTACTACATTTCCGCCCTACCGAAGCACATCATGAACAGTCACAGTCGCGAGTGTTTGCTCAAGTGGCAGGCGATCGAAAAGGAGAATAGTCTGGTGCGGAAGCTGGCCGCCGACCCGAGCATCCAGTGTGTCCCCTGCTCGCCCGGTCTGAGTGATCTTTTCGACGAACTTTCGACGAGTGGACGCGGCGCAGGAAacagtggtggtggcggtagtGGCAATATGATACAGCTCACGAAACCGTCTCCCCTGCTTAAGAAGGCCCTGAGGAATGTGAATCGCATAACGGCCGCGACCGGTGAGAGTCCGCAGCATCAGCTGATAGGAGGCGTAGAAACGACGTCCGCATGGTCTAGTTTCGGATTCGATAGCTCACTCCCGCGCCGGattcatcagcagcatcatcatcaatccGCTCGCCGGGAGTTGCGTTTCGGAGATGAACGCGTCCCATCGACTGGCGACAGCTCGACGTCTATTCGTAATCTTCTTGGCGCGGGTGTTGGCGACGGTTCCGGTAGTGGCGGCTGCTCACCCTCGCCTAGTACCGAGACGGTCTCGTCCGTGCGCAAACCAAAGTTTCAGCGGAAGCGCTTCAACCTTCGCTCGATCAAGCCGAAGTTGAACTTCCGGAAGTATGTGCTGTCCAAGTTTTCGAAGAAGTACCATTGCAAGATCGTCACAAGCACGCCGAACAACTTCCTCGACGATGGCAGCAGCCGCGATTCGGCCCGGTTCCTCCACAACCAGGAACGCTGGAACCGGATCCATTTCGAATGA
- the LOC131282419 gene encoding uncharacterized protein LOC131282419: MNPDRNSRKYRSGNNLYSDDELELSSSQVLEKVKPDRVTSTKPDEDRRRRTIIVEKKNGSYGFTLQSYGIHYKKEQEVEVITYVDYVEYDGPAYRAGMREGDVILSINGYDMEKAEHKDLVNFIKNCDNRMRMVVLFEDCCRKVELHLKYIQLQDLLKSKMADLERICLRERELLEGKWKTHSLPARKKATAASGDDADPGATTDVESGSGPSFCRPAASTEDVKKLLRQKTYIVPPPAQFMLAYHCLDSNYRYVIHPSQAGTITSASCDTGGPADYTTCAQPGNPTAAKLCKDHQHMMRGSSLDNSSLGGCNKQQHQPAASPTKSLHNYDTKATKSGSSRRSGHLHGHSCNPCMGHFLRSSSSDKQSRGATGGEKDNTSLDAYDLASPCCDPQCVPSRRKSKHHKDHHHKHKHRDRESSAGGKDRIPRPKSQPHISPQQQQHHQSHPQHQQQQPQSQPSYLYRHKDKHDHHHSKVYDLNASLASHCSLHSCTSSEFNQAAEHSPASYSTSISTDTLYWEPHSESTTVSGSGSVHKKPPVGGSIASGAGSSGTLVPVGGGRPPHTHQHHYYIQKYVHPHHGGPAVQLQQSQQQAAAQQLTMYPPPPPLPAVHKPKSWDNLAMKGYGGYGYGYGYLEVGGGGAAAAGLAKPATILPTATRTQTTITIQHRNSIPKKNGYERYSAFVDVENYAPPPTQFLQETTTTTTTITTKSTENLLGPYNHSDSSLTCDCLETAPLTGSSGGTLELVHDKAGYYSTLGGSGSSSSGGAPMGAKKSASNLTEIARL, translated from the exons tcgcaggtgttggaaaaagtaaaacccgACCGCGTAACGTCGACGAAGCCGGACGAGGACCGACGGCGGCGTACGATCATCGTTGAGAAAAAGAACGGCTCGTACGGCTTCACGCTCCAGAGCTACGGCATACACTACAAGAAGGAGCAGGAGGTCGAGGTGATCACGTACGTGGACTACGTCGAGTACGATGGCCCGGCGTACCGGGCCGGGATGCGCGAGGGCGACGTCATCCTCTCGATCAACGGTTACGATATGGAGAAGGCCGAACACAAGGATCTGGTCAACTTTATCAAAAACTGTGATAATCGAATGCGCATGGTGGTGCTGTTCGAGGACTGCTGTCGGAAG GTTGAACTTCACCTCAAGTACATCCAGCTGCAGGATTTGCTCAAAAGTAAAATGGCCGATCTGGAGCGGATTTGCCTACGGGAGCGTGAGCTGCTGGagggaaagtggaaaactcACAGCCTGCCAGCGAGAAAGAAAGCAACCGCAGCGTCGGGAGACGACGCGGATCCGGGCGCGACGACCGACGTCGAGTCCGGCTCCGGTCCCTCCTTTTGCCGTCCAGCGGCGTCGACAGAGGACGTCAAGAAGTTGCTTCGACAGAAGACGTACATAGTTCCACCGCCGGCTCAGTTTATGCTGGCCTACCAT TGCCTCGATAGTAACTACCGCTACGTAATACATCCCTCCCAAGCCGGAACCATCACCAGCGCGAGCTGCGATACTGGTGGACCGGCGGACTACACTACGTGCGCCCAGCCGGGCAATCCAACTGCGGCCAAACTCTGCAAGGACCATCAGCACATGATGCGCGGTTCGTCACTCGACAATAGCAGCCTCGGTGGCTGCAACAAACAGCAGCACCAACCGGCGGCCTCGCCGACGAAAAGTCTTCATAACTACGACACCAAAGCAACGAAATCCGGCTCGTCCCGGCGCAGCGGCCACCTGCACGGGCACTCGTGCAATCCATGCATGGGCCACTTCCTgcgtagcagcagcagcgataAGCAAAGCCGCGGTGCCACCGGTGGCGAGAAGGACAATACCAGTCTCGACGCGTACGATCTCGCCAGTCCGTGCTGCGATCCGCAGTGCGTACCGTCGCGCCGTAAGTCCAAGCACCACAAGGACCACCACCACAAGCACAAACACCGGGACCGAGAGAGTAGCGCCGGGGGAAAGGATCGTATTCCCCGACCGAAGTCACAGCCACATATCTCaccgcaacagcagcagcatcatcagtcACACCCgcaacaccagcaacagcagccacAGTCCCAGCCTAGCTATCTCTATCGCCACAAAGATAAGCAC GATCATCACCATTCGAAAGTGTATGACCTAAACGCTAGTCTCGCCAGCCATTGTAGTCTCCATTCGTGCACCTCGAGCGAGTTCAATCAGGCGGCCGAGCATTCACCGGCATCGTACAGCACCTCCATCAGCACCGACACGCTGTACTGGGAGCCGCACAGCGAGTCAACCACGGTCTCCGGTTCCGGCTCGGTCCACAAAAAGCCCCCGGTCGGTGGTTCCATTGCCAGCGGTGCCGGTAGCAGTGGAACGCTCGTCCCCGTCGGAGGCGGACGACCGCCGCACACGCACCAACATCACTACTACATCCAAAAGTACGTCCATCCGCACCACGGAGGGCCGGCGGTGCAGCTCCAGCAATCGCAACAACAAGCAGCAGCTCAGCAGCTGACCATGTAtcctccgccaccaccactGCCGGCGGTGCACAAGCCCAAATCGTGGGACAACCTCGCCATGAAGGGCTACGGTGGGTACGGCTACGGGTACGGTTACCTGGAAGTCGGAGGTGGTGGAGCTGCAGCTGCTGGTTTAGCCAAACCGGCCACCATCCTGCCGACGGCAACACGCACCCagaccaccatcaccatccagCACCGGAACTCGATCCCGAAGAAGAATGGCTACGAGCGTTATTCGGCGTTTGTCGACGTGGAAAACTATGCCCCACCGCCGACACAGTTTCTCCAGgagacgaccaccaccacgacgacCATAACAACCAAATCGACGGAGAATCTACTGGGACCGTACAATCACTCGGACTCTAGTCTGACCTGTGACTGCCTCGAGACGGCACCGTTGACAGGGAGTTCTGGCGGCACGTTGGAGCTCGTGCACGATAAGGCCGGCTATTACTCGACCCTCGGTGGATCCGGTTCTAGCAGTTCCGGTGGGGCGCCCATGGGTGCCAAAAAGTCGGCTAGCAATCTCACAGAAATTGCCCGCCTTTAG